The genomic segment TACTCTGTTGTCAACATTTTTGATGTAACATTGCGCCCTCAACTTAATGTAACTGGTGCTGTTGAGGTATATTTCTGATTCTCTTATTCACTGAAGCGTGCTTATGACAAAGATGGCTCATAATCTCCCCCTTGTTCTCTCTCATGCATAAGTATTTTGCCAAATGAACATAAAATGCCCTCTCGTTTATGAACTCATCCATGGGTGCCACATTATGTTTACTGCCAGATTCCAGAAGGAAACGGTTCGGGTGTTGTCTGGGATGAACAGGGACATATTGTGACAAATTATCATGGTAAGAGCTAATACATGAACACAAAGAACTATATATTGATCAAGGACATCAACTGTTCCAGTAGACTATCTGTTTTCCATAGCAATTATCTGCTTTGATGAGTGCTGATACACAATTATATAAGGAATCTCCATTGTTTGAGAATCCTAGTTGATGCCTAACTGAAGCATCGAACTATGTAATGTTAATTTGTCATCAGTGTCAGTTATATCTGATTAAGATTCTTCCTttacatttttattcttttgttttcttttccagGTTAACCATTCTGTCTGCATGTCCAGTGATAGGTAATTCCCTCTCGAGAAATCCAAGTCCAGGGCAAGTTGTTGCACGAGTTAATATCCTAGCATCAGATGGGTGAGATTTTAGTGCCCTTAGCTTTTGCTGGTAAACTGAGCTGTAATATCTCGTATTAACTTTTTTGACTGCTCCAGCTGCATCTCTCTAACTGTTTGACTGCTGTTTGAAAGGGTGCAAAAGAATTTTGAGGGGAAGTTGATTGGTGCAGATCGCAGTAAAGACCTTGCTGTTTTAAAGGTATATTTTCTTTTTACCTTCCTTTAAAGTACTGTCTATACCGCCTTAATGATTGGTCCGATTTGCAAGCTACACCAATATATCTGCCTTTTTTATAGACATCACCTTCAAACTTAAAACTCATCATCAACAGTGTACACAGATAGAtcattgattttgatttaatagaatttatattacaccaaactaattttaaaaaaatgacatatGAACCATTTTTTTACACATACATAAGCTGAGCTCACATAGTTgcttatcaatttaagaactagTATACTCTTGCAAGGGAAGGTATGCAGATCTATTCTATATCCGAGCTTCAGTTGTTTACTGATGAGTGTTTAATGGCATATAGCTTGATTAAATTATCCTTCCAGTCAATGCTGTTGTTATAGTGCATTATGTTAAttcgactcttcatttttcttgaagtactcgTATCCAATGCATACCCAGACATGGGTATGGGATATGATCTTTGATCTTCCAAAGACTCTCCACCTACATGaagatcttaaaaaaaaaaaaaaaaaggaaaatcgaACGTACTTGTGTCTGACACAGGCCCATATCTGACACTCAAACCCAAGTGCGAGTAACATGGATTGTgcatatactttataatttgctagtttgctgaaagattatgagcaACTGATGCTGATCTCAACATTGCTAGGTAGAAGCCTCTGAAGATTTGTTGAGGCCAATTAAGGTTGGGCAATCTTCTTACCTAAGAGTAGGACAGCAATGTTTGGCAATTGGAAATCCTTTTGGTTTTGATCATACCCTCACTGTTGGAGTTATTAGTGGATTGAATAGAGACATTTTTAGTCAAACTGGAGTGACGATCGGGGGTGGAATTCAAACAGATGCAGCCATCAATCCAGGAAACAGGTTCGCCAAATGATTTGTCTAATCTTCTGTATCTGTCTCGCAACTTTAAAGTTAATGTCTTTGAACAAGTTTTTTGCTGCTGCTACTTCTTggctttctttctttgttgtaGTGGAGGTCCTCTGTTAGATTCGAAAGGGAATCTGATTGGAATTAATACGGCTATATTCACACAGACAGGTTATTTTACTCTTTTTGCCGTAAtcttaaacaaaatatttttctatattgaTGAGAAGATATTTCACAGTTAGATGTTTCCttggccaaataataataataattatgaaaGCTAGCAGCTTCCTATGTAATGCCTTCTTATGTTTGCCCTGACATTTCATTTTTCATGAAGTACCAGTGTCCGGCACTTGTGTTTGTGTTTAAAATGTATCCAGACAGTGCTATGGGGATGTATGACCGTcaaaatatatggaaaaacttGGAACAAATTGAACATACCTGTGTCAGACATATATCCATACTGTCACACCTGAGTCCAAGTAAAATAGATGCATTCTGATTTCGTTATTTGCATTTCAGGTACATCTGCTGGTGTAGGATTTGCTATCCCGTCGTCCACTGTGCTCAAGATTGTACCTCAGCTGATCCAATTTGGCAAAGTAAGTTTCATTACTGGTAAAATTCTTGGTCTCCTCTTTTTTCTGATCTGTGCTAATCCTATTTCACCTCTCCTCAATAAAGACCTTTTACTTTTCACCTTCTCTGCATTTTAAAGAGTCACTCAACTTGTAATTCTGCAATATTTGGGGCTAAATGATGGTTGTTATAAGAGTTTGGCAGATGAACAATTTTAACATATTGTTACCCTGAATGAACTGGCTTTAGTTCTTCAAATCTCATTGTTTGTCCACTTTCAGGTTGTTCGAGCAGGTTTGAACATCGAAATTGCTCCCGACCTGATTGCTAATCAACTTAATGTTCGAAAAGGGGCCCTTATCCTTCAGGTATTCCCAATTTAGTTTCAACTTTTAAAGGTGCACCCATATGTTCAGCAACTTTGAGATATTACACTGTTGATGGGATGTTGCTTCTAAATTATTTACAAGTTTCTTACATTTAGAACACGTTTCTTTAGGTTCCCAGTAACGGTTTAGCAGCCAAGGCAGGGCTACTCCCGACCACCAGGGGTTTTGCCGGTAATCTTATACTTGGGGATATCATTCTTGCAGTTGACAACAAACTGGTGAGTTGTCTCTCAAGTTTTCACCCTTCTAGTTATCGATTAAACACGGTTCTTGTAACATCA from the Gossypium hirsutum isolate 1008001.06 chromosome D09, Gossypium_hirsutum_v2.1, whole genome shotgun sequence genome contains:
- the LOC107892392 gene encoding protease Do-like 8, chloroplastic, giving the protein MQVSVCSNSCSLNLNSNNVKSHLLMGRRELLSTLCSTGSHKEVVSHKPISILRMISERMADFGEVIIGKSIPFATRRVVLAGLFACWTFHPSRYLSAQALGDPSVAVEDVTPPVFPSGALFPSEERTVLLFEKNTYSVVNIFDVTLRPQLNVTGAVEIPEGNGSGVVWDEQGHIVTNYHVIGNSLSRNPSPGQVVARVNILASDGVQKNFEGKLIGADRSKDLAVLKVEASEDLLRPIKVGQSSYLRVGQQCLAIGNPFGFDHTLTVGVISGLNRDIFSQTGVTIGGGIQTDAAINPGNSGGPLLDSKGNLIGINTAIFTQTGTSAGVGFAIPSSTVLKIVPQLIQFGKVVRAGLNIEIAPDLIANQLNVRKGALILQVPSNGLAAKAGLLPTTRGFAGNLILGDIILAVDNKLVKNKAELNKALDEYNVGDKVMFKIRRGSENMELPVILEEVSS